The genomic window CATAAGCGATTTCATTGCCTTGCCGATTATAAGCTTCTTCTAGGTCAACTTCCTCCTGTGTTTGTTGCGGTTCTAATTCAAACAAACTTAACTGAATCGGTGTATCCAAGTTTTTGGATTTGTTAAATTTATTTAAAAGCCTTTTCTCGATGTCTTCTTGGGATTCTAAACTACCATCTGATAAAATATGAGAAATTATTGCTGAGAACTTTTTGAGTTCGCGACAAACTAAAATAGTGCGATGGCAAGTTAGGGGGTCTTTTTCTGCACACATGAGAGCAATCTGGTAATCTTGTGCGCCTTTGAGTAAACGCTGGATTCCTTCTGTAAATAGATTAGTTCCAGCAATTCTCTCGTATAAAGCTTTACCAGTGGTATCGTAACAGCTTAAATCTTGGGGTCTTGCGCCTAATTCACGACCTAGAAAAACATAGCGAATACCGACATTTAACAAAGATGTTTTTAAGGCAGATTGATTGAAATGGGGTAATCGGCGGCTATATGGGTGGGAACGCACATCTGCTACTGCGGTAATATTATGTTGTTGGAGTAAAGCGATCAAAGCTTCAATGGTGAGATTGGAGTGTCCGATCGTAAATAATTTC from Leptolyngbyaceae cyanobacterium includes these protein-coding regions:
- a CDS encoding DUF488 domain-containing protein, with the protein product MSKHKKLFTIGHSNLTIEALIALLQQHNITAVADVRSHPYSRRLPHFNQSALKTSLLNVGIRYVFLGRELGARPQDLSCYDTTGKALYERIAGTNLFTEGIQRLLKGAQDYQIALMCAEKDPLTCHRTILVCRELKKFSAIISHILSDGSLESQEDIEKRLLNKFNKSKNLDTPIQLSLFELEPQQTQEEVDLEEAYNRQGNEIAYVKIEQNHNENE